From the Ferrigenium kumadai genome, one window contains:
- a CDS encoding EAL domain-containing protein: MAIALASKFRALFCIGLLGLIGNAWAAEVRVGVYENSPKIFTDAKGIPSGILIDILKAIADKEGWQLSYVRCEWEACLKKLETGGIDLMPDVAYSADRDRHFDFHATPALYSWSQLYRRSDVEISSILDLKGRRIALLGGGIQEKAFADMLAGFNIDAQLIRTRTVEDAFRLTQSGQADAAISNQYYGEFHKFKFNLVETPIIFQPARLYYATAQGRRADLLNGIEKHLSAWHNDPDSPYFAIIKRWGGQAPEAFIPPVLWEALIAAIGLLLAAMLGVVVLRRQVRAKTRELSLSNAELRRSSGLYAALSQCNKAIVHSANETELYPRICRSAVESGGMKMAWVGKVDAQTRQVTPVASFGTGTEYLENLRIPLDGDDPAAQGPTATSLRENKPFWCQDFAHDPATAPWHERGAHFGWGASASIPLSCRGAVVGALTLYAGEPNAFDEAARDLLLEMGMDISFALDRFASEAEREEIEKSLVQLSQAVEQSPDTVIITDLDANIQYANQTFTNVTGYTAGEVIGSNPRIFKSDKTPQKTYDDMWAHLTRGELWRGELINRRKDGSEHVESATIFPVRQSDGRITNYLAIKEDITEKRQNEERIESLAHFDQLTGLPNRVLLDDRFKFAISLAQRSGEKLAVMYLDLDNFKTINDTLGHSIGDQLLMEVAKRLKATLREEDTVSRQGGDEFFLVLPGTDENGAANVATKLMEAVSRPCQIEQHELVSTASIGIAVYPHDGEDFEMLFKNADAAMFRAKQDGRNNFRFFTPEMQTHSVRILQLSSALRHALARNQLQLQYQPQVSIRDGRIIGAEALLRWQHPEFGLVSPAEFIPLAENNGQIVQIGEWVLNTATRQLKEWMDQGLPPMVMAVNLSAAQFRQPNLVDRVTRILGEAGLAHQYLELELTEAVAMHDPLAAIKTMDELHACGIHMSIDDFGTGYSSLSYFKRFKVYKLKIDQSFVRDITRDPDDKAIVTAIINLARSLGIRTIAEGVETSEQLAYLRQVGCDEVQGYYFSEPLPAESFAAYLKEQK, from the coding sequence GTGGCTATCGCGCTCGCATCGAAGTTTCGCGCCCTATTCTGTATCGGCCTCCTGGGCCTGATCGGGAATGCATGGGCAGCGGAAGTGCGCGTCGGCGTCTACGAGAACTCCCCCAAGATCTTCACCGACGCGAAGGGCATCCCTTCCGGCATCCTGATCGACATCCTGAAGGCGATCGCGGACAAGGAAGGCTGGCAACTCTCTTACGTCCGCTGCGAATGGGAAGCCTGCCTGAAAAAGCTGGAAACAGGCGGCATCGACCTCATGCCCGACGTCGCCTATTCCGCGGACCGGGACCGCCACTTCGATTTCCATGCGACGCCTGCCCTGTATAGCTGGTCGCAGCTCTACCGCCGCAGCGATGTCGAGATTTCGTCCATCCTCGACCTCAAGGGCAGACGCATCGCCCTGCTGGGCGGCGGCATACAGGAGAAGGCCTTTGCGGACATGCTGGCCGGATTCAACATCGACGCACAGCTGATTCGAACCAGGACGGTGGAAGACGCCTTCCGGCTGACGCAGTCCGGCCAGGCGGATGCCGCGATCTCCAATCAGTATTACGGCGAATTCCACAAATTCAAATTCAATCTCGTAGAAACGCCGATCATTTTCCAGCCCGCCCGCTTGTACTATGCAACGGCACAAGGACGGCGGGCCGACCTGCTGAACGGGATAGAAAAGCATCTTTCGGCCTGGCACAACGATCCCGATTCCCCCTACTTCGCGATCATCAAGCGCTGGGGCGGACAGGCGCCGGAAGCATTCATTCCTCCCGTTCTTTGGGAAGCGCTCATCGCCGCCATCGGCCTGTTGCTGGCGGCGATGCTCGGTGTCGTCGTCCTGCGCCGGCAGGTCCGCGCCAAGACCCGCGAGCTGTCCCTCTCGAACGCCGAGCTCCGGCGCAGCAGCGGGCTCTACGCGGCTTTGAGCCAGTGCAACAAGGCCATCGTCCACAGCGCCAATGAAACCGAACTGTATCCCCGGATCTGCCGGAGCGCGGTCGAGTCCGGCGGCATGAAGATGGCCTGGGTCGGCAAGGTGGACGCGCAAACCAGACAGGTGACTCCTGTCGCCTCGTTCGGAACCGGCACGGAGTACCTGGAAAATCTTCGTATCCCGCTCGATGGCGATGACCCGGCCGCACAGGGACCGACCGCCACTTCCTTGCGCGAGAACAAACCGTTCTGGTGCCAGGACTTCGCGCATGACCCGGCCACAGCCCCCTGGCATGAAAGAGGCGCACATTTCGGCTGGGGGGCGTCGGCCTCGATTCCCCTGTCATGCCGCGGAGCCGTCGTCGGTGCACTGACGCTGTATGCCGGCGAGCCGAACGCCTTCGACGAAGCGGCCCGCGATCTGCTGCTCGAGATGGGAATGGATATCAGCTTCGCGCTGGACCGGTTCGCCAGTGAAGCCGAACGCGAAGAGATCGAGAAATCCCTGGTCCAGCTGTCGCAGGCGGTGGAACAAAGCCCGGACACCGTCATCATCACCGACCTTGATGCCAACATCCAGTACGCCAACCAGACTTTCACCAACGTGACCGGATACACGGCCGGCGAAGTGATCGGCAGCAATCCGCGCATCTTCAAGTCGGACAAGACGCCCCAAAAGACCTATGACGACATGTGGGCACACCTGACCCGCGGAGAGCTATGGCGCGGCGAACTGATCAATCGCCGCAAGGATGGCTCCGAACACGTCGAGTCGGCGACGATCTTCCCGGTGCGCCAGTCCGATGGTCGGATAACGAACTACCTGGCCATCAAGGAAGACATCACAGAGAAGAGGCAGAACGAGGAGCGCATCGAAAGCCTGGCGCATTTCGACCAGCTCACCGGCCTCCCCAACCGCGTGCTGCTCGACGACCGCTTCAAATTCGCCATCAGCCTGGCACAACGGAGCGGGGAAAAACTGGCGGTCATGTACCTCGATCTCGACAATTTCAAGACCATCAACGACACCTTGGGGCACTCCATCGGGGACCAGCTGCTGATGGAAGTGGCCAAGCGGCTCAAGGCGACGCTGCGCGAGGAAGACACGGTGTCGCGCCAGGGGGGGGACGAGTTCTTCCTGGTGCTGCCCGGCACCGATGAGAACGGCGCCGCCAACGTCGCGACAAAGCTGATGGAGGCCGTTTCCCGTCCATGCCAGATCGAGCAACACGAACTGGTTTCCACCGCCTCGATCGGTATCGCCGTCTATCCGCACGACGGCGAAGACTTCGAGATGCTCTTCAAGAACGCCGATGCCGCGATGTTCCGCGCCAAGCAGGACGGCCGCAACAATTTCCGTTTCTTCACCCCGGAGATGCAGACCCACTCGGTCCGCATCCTGCAGCTGAGCAGTGCCTTGCGTCACGCGCTCGCCCGCAATCAACTGCAGCTCCAGTACCAGCCGCAAGTCTCGATAAGGGATGGCCGCATCATCGGCGCAGAGGCGCTGCTGCGCTGGCAACATCCCGAATTCGGCTTGGTCTCGCCGGCCGAATTCATCCCCCTTGCCGAGAACAATGGCCAGATCGTCCAGATCGGCGAATGGGTGCTCAACACCGCGACCAGGCAGCTGAAAGAGTGGATGGATCAGGGACTGCCCCCCATGGTGATGGCGGTGAACCTGTCTGCCGCTCAGTTCCGTCAGCCCAATCTGGTGGACCGGGTCACCCGCATCCTGGGCGAGGCCGGATTGGCGCATCAGTATCTGGAACTGGAGCTCACCGAAGCGGTCGCCATGCATGACCCGCTGGCAGCGATAAAGACCATGGACGAACTCCACGCGTGCGGCATCCACATGTCCATCGACGATTTCGGCACCGGTTACTCCTCGCTGAGCTACTTCAAGCGCTTCAAGGTGTACAAGCTGAAGATAGATCAGTCCTTCGTGCGCGACATCACCCGCGACCCGGACGACAAGGCCATCGTCACGGCCATCATCAACCTCGCCCGTAGCCTCGGCATACGGACCATCGCGGAAGGCGTGGAAACATCGGAGCAGCTGGCCTACCTGCGCCAGGTCGGCTGCGACGAGGTCCAGGGCTATTACTTCAGCGAGCCCCTGCCCGCAGAATCGTTCGCCGCCTACCTGAAAGAACAGAAGTGA
- a CDS encoding heavy metal translocating P-type ATPase: METRTGHAELQITGMHCASCSARLEKALNQLPGVTAVVNIATEKASIAFDPIQSDVERLIAAVRDTGFDAHPARDFAAEKAARMQAWRREVMQFGIALLLTLPLVIEMLLMFFGIHLMMPAWLQFALATPVQFWAGARFYHGAWGALRAGGSNMDVLVALGTSAAYFMSCAVVVLDLDQPLYFEASATLITLVLLGKLLEARAKGKASAALEALFNLQPKMAHVERNGQMLEVSAGQLRPGEMFFVRPGESVPVDGEIVEGASSLDEAMLTGESLPQARQAGDKVYAATINQHGLLKCRAIAVGSRTQLAAIIRLVEQAQGSKAPIQKLADQISGIFVPVVLIIAALTFTGWWLAGVGFSIALINAVSVLVIACPCALGLATPTAVVVATGRAAHAGILVKDAAALENAHKLSVLVVDKTGTLTEGKPALTDLLPADGIAPDELLRIASGLAQSSTHPLSRALLDHAKAQQISPAPVQDFSERSGSGVQASIDGATCLLGSPAYIAQSGVALDEPHLHALQLQGKSVIAVTRGGSLLGLIAFADRLRDTSRDAVERLRSMGIRVVMLSGDNAATAQAIAIQAGIDEFRAEVLPQDKAAVVQSLKTEGRLIGMVGDGINDAPALAAADVGFAMKSGSDIALEAADLTLMRNDLASVADAISLSRATLKKIRQNLFFAFAYNVLGIPLAAAGMLNPVIAGAAMAMSSVSVVSNALLLKR, from the coding sequence ATGGAAACACGAACCGGTCACGCCGAACTTCAGATCACCGGGATGCACTGCGCATCCTGTTCCGCGCGCCTCGAGAAGGCGCTAAACCAGCTCCCCGGCGTCACCGCCGTGGTCAACATCGCCACCGAGAAGGCCAGCATCGCCTTCGACCCGATTCAGTCCGACGTTGAGCGCCTGATCGCCGCCGTGCGCGACACCGGATTCGACGCGCACCCCGCGCGCGACTTCGCCGCCGAAAAGGCAGCGCGCATGCAGGCCTGGCGCCGCGAGGTGATGCAATTCGGCATCGCCCTGCTGCTCACCCTGCCGCTGGTGATCGAGATGCTGCTGATGTTCTTCGGCATCCACCTGATGATGCCCGCCTGGCTGCAATTCGCGCTCGCGACACCGGTGCAATTCTGGGCAGGCGCGCGGTTCTACCACGGCGCATGGGGAGCGCTGCGCGCGGGCGGCAGCAACATGGACGTGCTGGTCGCGCTGGGCACCAGCGCGGCCTACTTCATGAGCTGCGCCGTGGTGGTGCTCGACCTCGACCAGCCGCTGTATTTCGAGGCGAGCGCCACGCTCATCACACTGGTGCTGCTCGGCAAACTGCTGGAGGCGCGCGCCAAGGGCAAGGCCTCGGCGGCGCTCGAAGCGCTCTTCAACCTGCAGCCCAAGATGGCCCATGTCGAACGCAACGGCCAGATGCTCGAAGTATCCGCTGGGCAGCTGCGCCCCGGCGAAATGTTCTTCGTGCGCCCCGGCGAGAGCGTGCCGGTCGACGGCGAGATCGTGGAAGGCGCATCCAGCCTCGACGAAGCGATGCTCACCGGCGAGAGCCTGCCTCAGGCGAGACAGGCCGGCGACAAGGTATACGCCGCCACAATCAACCAGCACGGCCTGCTCAAATGCCGCGCCATCGCGGTCGGCTCGCGCACCCAGCTCGCCGCCATCATCCGCCTGGTGGAACAGGCACAGGGCTCGAAGGCCCCGATCCAGAAACTCGCCGATCAGATCTCCGGTATCTTCGTGCCCGTGGTGCTGATCATCGCCGCGCTCACCTTCACCGGTTGGTGGCTCGCCGGAGTCGGCTTCAGCATCGCGCTGATCAACGCCGTGTCGGTGCTGGTCATCGCCTGCCCCTGCGCGCTGGGCCTCGCCACGCCCACCGCCGTGGTCGTCGCCACCGGGCGTGCCGCCCACGCGGGTATCCTGGTGAAGGACGCCGCCGCGCTGGAGAACGCACACAAGCTCTCGGTGCTGGTGGTGGACAAGACCGGCACGCTGACCGAAGGCAAACCCGCGCTCACCGACCTGCTGCCCGCCGACGGCATCGCGCCGGACGAACTGCTGCGCATCGCATCCGGCCTCGCGCAAAGCTCCACCCACCCGCTGTCGCGCGCCCTGCTCGATCACGCCAAGGCACAACAGATCTCGCCCGCCCCGGTGCAGGACTTCAGCGAGCGCTCCGGTAGCGGCGTGCAAGCCTCGATAGACGGCGCAACCTGCCTGCTCGGATCGCCCGCCTACATCGCGCAATCCGGCGTCGCGCTCGACGAGCCTCATCTGCACGCGTTGCAACTACAGGGCAAGAGCGTCATCGCCGTGACGCGCGGCGGTTCGCTGCTCGGCCTCATCGCCTTCGCCGACCGGCTGCGCGACACCAGCCGCGACGCCGTCGAAAGGCTGCGCAGCATGGGCATCCGCGTAGTGATGCTGAGCGGCGACAACGCCGCCACCGCGCAGGCCATCGCGATACAGGCGGGCATAGACGAATTCCGCGCCGAAGTGCTGCCGCAGGATAAGGCCGCCGTGGTGCAGTCGCTGAAAACGGAAGGCAGGCTGATCGGCATGGTCGGCGACGGCATCAACGACGCCCCTGCGCTGGCCGCCGCCGACGTTGGCTTCGCCATGAAGAGCGGCAGCGACATCGCCCTCGAAGCCGCCGACCTCACGCTGATGCGCAACGACCTTGCGAGCGTCGCGGACGCGATCTCGCTGTCGCGCGCCACGCTGAAGAAGATACGCCAGAACCTGTTCTTCGCCTTCGCCTACAACGTCCTCGGCATCCCCCTCGCCGCCGCCGGCATGCTCAACCCCGTGATCGCGGGCGCGGCGATGGCGATGAGCTCGGTATCCGTAGTGAGCAACGCCCTGCTGCTCAAGCGCTAG
- a CDS encoding YgaP family membrane protein, which translates to MKINVGGVDRIVRIVVGLVLIGLAATGMIGVWGWLGVVVLATGVFKFCPGYALFGMSTCPTDKK; encoded by the coding sequence ATGAAAATCAATGTAGGCGGTGTCGACCGCATCGTACGTATCGTCGTCGGTCTGGTTCTGATCGGCCTGGCGGCCACCGGAATGATCGGCGTGTGGGGCTGGCTCGGCGTCGTTGTGCTCGCGACCGGCGTGTTCAAGTTCTGCCCGGGCTATGCGCTGTTCGGCATGAGTACCTGCCCGACGGACAAGAAATAA
- a CDS encoding Crp/Fnr family transcriptional regulator, with translation MLTGDIQKRLLQHYPMLCELPAAELDSLLAVANVMQIPAGTTVFDEDQPCQGFPLLLSGNIRVIKAAPNGRELQLYRVVPGESCILTSSCLLGHTRYQARGITEQTLEMVLLPAAAFHKLLDRHEAFRSYVFHLFSDRLTDLMQLVSAVAFQKLDQRLAALLTAKPNPIHATHQALADELGSAREMVSRLLKGFEEQGWIRLGREQIEVINASALQKFSSL, from the coding sequence ATGCTGACTGGAGACATCCAGAAACGCCTGTTGCAGCACTACCCGATGCTGTGCGAACTGCCCGCCGCCGAGCTGGATTCGCTGCTGGCAGTAGCAAACGTGATGCAGATTCCGGCAGGCACCACGGTGTTCGACGAAGACCAGCCGTGCCAAGGCTTTCCGCTGCTGCTTTCCGGCAACATCCGCGTCATCAAGGCCGCGCCCAACGGGCGCGAACTTCAACTCTATCGCGTCGTGCCCGGCGAGAGCTGCATCCTCACCAGCAGCTGCCTGCTGGGACATACACGCTACCAGGCGCGGGGCATCACCGAACAAACGCTGGAAATGGTGCTGCTGCCCGCCGCTGCGTTCCACAAGCTGCTCGACAGGCATGAGGCGTTCCGCAGCTATGTGTTCCACCTATTCTCCGACCGGCTCACCGACCTGATGCAACTGGTCTCCGCCGTCGCTTTCCAGAAACTGGACCAGCGTCTGGCCGCCCTGCTCACCGCCAAGCCCAACCCGATCCACGCCACCCACCAGGCTCTCGCCGACGAACTCGGCAGCGCGCGCGAAATGGTCAGCCGCCTGCTCAAGGGCTTCGAAGAGCAGGGCTGGATCAGGCTGGGCCGCGAACAGATCGAAGTCATCAACGCTTCCGCCCTTCAAAAGTTCTCCTCGCTGTAA
- the lysS gene encoding lysine--tRNA ligase — protein MSTEQNLPVQDENQIIAERRAKLSAIREKGIAFPNDFDRKHYAGDLTAEFGEKTHDELEAAQIHVAVAGRMMLKRVMGKASFATIQDVSGRIQLFVSNGDTGEEAHAEFKRYDLGDILGAVGVLFKTKTGELSVRVTQIRLLTKALRPLPEKFHGLTDQEQKYRQRYVDLITNEQTRNTFLIRSKIIQAIREFFARHDYLEVETPMMHVIPGGASAKPFITHHNALDMPLYLRIAPELYLKRLVVGGFEKVFEINRNFRNEGLSTRHNPEFTMIEFYEAYRDYRYLMDFTEKLFTEVARKVLGTTVISYQGKELDLGKPFHRLTMVQAIQKYHPQFTDAQLNDREFVISELQDLKAKYKPEDGIGGLQLSLFEELAEGHLFEPTFIVDYPVETSPLARASDARPGITERFELFIVGREIANGFSELNDPEDQERRFDAQVAAKEAGDEEAMFKDADYVRALEYGLPPTAGEGIGIDRLVMLLTDAASIRDVILFPHMRPE, from the coding sequence ATGAGCACCGAACAAAACCTGCCAGTCCAAGACGAAAACCAGATCATCGCGGAGCGCCGCGCCAAGCTGAGTGCGATCCGCGAGAAAGGCATCGCCTTCCCCAACGATTTCGATCGCAAGCATTACGCCGGCGACCTGACTGCCGAATTCGGCGAGAAGACGCATGACGAACTGGAAGCCGCGCAGATCCACGTGGCGGTGGCCGGCCGCATGATGCTGAAGCGCGTGATGGGCAAGGCCAGCTTCGCCACCATCCAGGACGTGAGCGGCCGCATCCAGCTGTTCGTCAGCAACGGCGACACCGGCGAAGAGGCGCATGCCGAGTTCAAGCGTTACGACCTGGGCGATATCCTCGGCGCCGTCGGCGTGCTGTTCAAGACCAAGACCGGCGAGCTGTCGGTGCGCGTCACGCAGATCCGCCTGCTGACCAAGGCGCTGCGCCCGCTGCCCGAGAAGTTCCACGGCCTGACCGATCAGGAGCAGAAATACCGCCAGCGCTACGTCGACCTCATCACCAACGAGCAGACGCGCAACACCTTCCTGATCCGCTCGAAGATCATCCAGGCGATCCGCGAATTCTTCGCGCGCCACGATTACCTCGAAGTCGAGACGCCGATGATGCACGTCATCCCCGGCGGCGCTTCGGCCAAGCCCTTCATCACGCATCACAACGCGCTCGATATGCCGCTCTACCTGCGCATCGCGCCTGAGCTGTACCTGAAACGGCTGGTGGTCGGCGGCTTCGAGAAGGTGTTCGAGATCAACCGCAATTTCCGCAACGAGGGCTTGTCCACACGGCACAACCCCGAGTTCACCATGATCGAGTTCTACGAGGCGTATCGCGACTATCGTTACCTGATGGACTTCACCGAGAAGCTGTTCACGGAAGTGGCCCGCAAGGTGCTGGGCACCACGGTCATCAGCTACCAGGGCAAGGAACTCGACCTGGGCAAGCCGTTCCACCGGCTGACCATGGTGCAGGCCATCCAGAAATATCATCCGCAGTTCACCGACGCGCAGCTGAATGACCGCGAGTTCGTCATCAGCGAACTGCAGGACCTCAAGGCCAAGTACAAGCCGGAAGACGGCATCGGCGGCCTGCAACTGTCGTTGTTCGAAGAACTGGCCGAGGGACACCTGTTCGAGCCGACCTTCATCGTCGACTATCCGGTCGAGACCTCGCCGCTGGCGCGCGCTTCCGACGCACGCCCCGGCATCACCGAACGTTTCGAGCTGTTCATCGTCGGCCGCGAGATCGCCAACGGGTTCTCCGAGCTGAACGATCCGGAAGACCAGGAGCGCCGCTTCGACGCACAGGTTGCCGCGAAGGAAGCGGGCGACGAGGAGGCGATGTTCAAGGACGCCGACTACGTCCGCGCGCTGGAATACGGCCTGCCGCCGACCGCCGGCGAAGGCATCGGTATCGACCGCCTGGTGATGCTGCTGACCGATGCCGCGAGCATCCGCGACGTGATCCTGTTCCCGCACATGCGGCCGGAGTGA
- a CDS encoding ATP-binding protein, protein MFRLLELETVHWDYWQRFKLPLDASIITIVGPNGSGKTTLLDALRTLLALECSKKRDYKRYVRRNGEDFCWLRGVVDNQRPPGSSRRPFGLPYQQDRITLACRIDKKGGDWIRKYWVAEGEVALEDIEKLGQEFGVRDFQRLLHTAGLSPAIARVLSLEQGQTDKLCELSSKELLELVFQVFGDKEVLERYQEARHHQEHTSHELDAVQNQLEALGNSLERHEQKVNRYREWQRLNEERTLLVSETGPRLEHCLLQKEAENAGRTLQTLRRDWHSKRVEKLALALDLQVQQQALQAAQLRKQAAHENEQAQQRTLNELNRELGNWEAVVKQHDRLLQQAESAGGKVADARELEQLENERDRLRLRIAELEQQQRRLDEMLENLAAGRRTDPADVAAFRQALSGAGIAHDLLTDLVEIADPSWQAAVEAVLAPFAHIVLLGREKDTEAAMALGEKLRYRHFIVPERTKPGLAPQGSLLEVVRFSQPVPDWLLRLLERIRRVEDASAGAKLPRGEDWITRQGYLRERRGGRHAAPEQARFGKAGLESLREQRANLEKALAPLRQQRDDLTGRIRNLQAQLAGESAGAQLAARAAEFAEARQHYDALVVKRRDNGVYQAQQDREQADEAVVAAHSTLEKIRLLMQRLDKDIAEKENRPAREEQAKRLLRLRRDRRQMPAAWRDAEANRQIAELWRDSTNIERRIHEIEARFADESWETDATVVALRDKIRDDYAHMESDLAARRRDNELARSHTEAAREQYIAVLRHTVTRYVKNVKTLGDMVGIKVEHEPVLLASDDVTLSQAGLAVRFDFDDKGFMGMNDGDASGGQQVMKSLILLVGLMMEESRPGGFVFIDEPFAHLDIVNIERVASFLKATRAQYLLTTPVTHNVNVYDPSMLTLVTFKKKANDAWAPRIGVLVREQEGHA, encoded by the coding sequence ATGTTCCGACTGCTCGAACTGGAAACCGTACACTGGGACTACTGGCAGCGTTTCAAGCTGCCGCTGGACGCTTCCATCATCACCATCGTCGGCCCCAACGGCTCTGGCAAGACCACGCTGCTCGATGCGCTGCGCACCCTGCTCGCGCTGGAATGCTCGAAGAAGCGCGACTACAAACGCTACGTGCGGCGCAACGGCGAAGACTTCTGCTGGCTGCGCGGCGTGGTGGACAACCAGCGCCCGCCCGGCTCAAGCCGCCGCCCCTTCGGACTGCCCTACCAGCAGGACCGCATCACACTGGCCTGCCGCATCGACAAGAAAGGCGGCGACTGGATACGCAAATACTGGGTGGCCGAAGGCGAAGTCGCACTGGAGGACATCGAAAAGCTCGGGCAGGAATTCGGCGTGCGCGATTTTCAGCGCCTATTGCATACCGCAGGCCTGTCGCCCGCCATCGCGCGCGTGCTGTCGCTGGAACAGGGACAGACCGACAAACTGTGCGAACTGTCTTCCAAGGAATTGCTGGAGCTGGTGTTCCAGGTGTTCGGCGACAAGGAGGTGCTGGAACGTTATCAGGAAGCGCGGCACCACCAGGAACACACCTCGCACGAACTGGATGCAGTGCAGAACCAGCTGGAGGCCCTGGGCAACAGCCTGGAGCGACACGAACAGAAAGTGAACCGCTACCGCGAATGGCAGCGCCTGAACGAGGAGCGCACGCTGCTGGTGTCGGAAACCGGGCCGCGTCTGGAGCATTGCCTGCTGCAAAAGGAAGCCGAGAACGCGGGGCGCACCCTGCAGACGCTGCGCCGCGACTGGCACAGCAAGCGCGTTGAGAAACTGGCGCTGGCGCTTGACCTGCAAGTGCAGCAACAGGCACTGCAAGCCGCGCAATTGCGCAAGCAGGCCGCCCACGAGAACGAACAGGCGCAACAACGCACGCTGAACGAACTCAACCGCGAACTGGGCAACTGGGAAGCCGTCGTCAAACAACACGACCGCTTGCTGCAGCAAGCCGAAAGCGCGGGCGGCAAGGTGGCCGATGCGCGCGAACTGGAACAGCTGGAGAACGAGCGCGACCGCCTGCGCCTGCGCATCGCCGAACTGGAGCAGCAGCAACGCCGGCTAGACGAGATGCTGGAAAATCTCGCCGCCGGCCGCCGCACCGACCCCGCCGATGTCGCCGCCTTCCGCCAGGCATTGAGCGGTGCGGGCATCGCCCACGACCTGCTCACCGACCTGGTGGAGATCGCCGATCCTTCCTGGCAGGCTGCGGTAGAAGCCGTGCTCGCGCCCTTCGCGCACATCGTGCTGCTGGGCAGGGAAAAAGATACCGAAGCGGCGATGGCGCTGGGCGAGAAGCTGCGCTACCGCCATTTCATCGTGCCGGAACGAACAAAGCCCGGCCTCGCTCCGCAAGGCTCGTTGCTGGAAGTGGTGCGCTTCAGCCAGCCCGTGCCGGACTGGCTGCTGCGTTTGCTGGAACGCATCCGCCGCGTCGAAGATGCGAGCGCCGGCGCCAAGCTGCCGCGCGGAGAGGACTGGATCACGCGCCAGGGCTATCTGCGCGAGCGGCGCGGCGGACGACACGCAGCACCGGAACAGGCTCGCTTCGGCAAGGCTGGCCTGGAATCGCTGCGTGAGCAACGCGCCAATCTGGAAAAGGCGCTCGCGCCGTTGCGCCAGCAACGCGACGACTTGACCGGCCGCATCCGCAACCTGCAGGCACAGCTCGCCGGGGAAAGCGCCGGCGCACAACTGGCGGCACGTGCGGCCGAATTCGCCGAGGCGCGCCAGCACTACGACGCGCTGGTCGTCAAACGCCGCGACAACGGGGTGTATCAGGCACAGCAGGACCGAGAACAGGCCGACGAGGCGGTGGTGGCGGCGCACAGCACGCTGGAAAAGATTCGCCTGCTCATGCAAAGGCTGGACAAGGACATCGCCGAGAAGGAGAACCGCCCGGCCCGCGAGGAACAGGCAAAACGCCTGCTGCGCCTGCGCCGCGACCGGAGGCAGATGCCCGCCGCGTGGCGCGATGCCGAGGCCAACCGGCAGATCGCCGAGCTATGGCGCGACAGCACCAACATCGAGCGGCGCATCCACGAGATCGAAGCCCGCTTCGCCGACGAATCGTGGGAGACCGATGCCACCGTGGTCGCCCTGCGCGACAAGATCCGCGACGACTACGCGCACATGGAAAGCGACCTGGCCGCACGCCGCCGCGACAACGAGCTGGCGCGCAGCCACACCGAAGCGGCGCGCGAGCAGTACATCGCCGTGCTGCGCCACACCGTCACGCGCTATGTGAAGAACGTCAAGACATTGGGCGACATGGTCGGCATCAAGGTGGAGCACGAACCCGTCCTGCTCGCCAGCGACGACGTCACACTGTCGCAAGCCGGACTGGCGGTGCGCTTCGATTTCGACGACAAGGGCTTCATGGGCATGAACGACGGCGACGCCTCCGGCGGCCAGCAGGTGATGAAATCGCTGATCCTGCTCGTCGGCCTGATGATGGAAGAGTCGCGCCCCGGCGGCTTCGTCTTCATCGACGAGCCGTTCGCCCACTTGGACATCGTCAACATCGAACGCGTCGCCTCCTTCCTCAAGGCGACCCGCGCGCAATACCTGCTCACCACACCGGTCACGCACAACGTCAACGTGTACGACCCGTCCATGCTGACCCTGGTGACCTTCAAAAAGAAGGCCAATGACGCCTGGGCGCCGCGTATCGGCGTGCTGGTGCGCGAACAGGAAGGGCATGCGTAG